The Brassica oleracea var. oleracea cultivar TO1000 chromosome C6, BOL, whole genome shotgun sequence genome includes a region encoding these proteins:
- the LOC106299666 gene encoding uncharacterized protein LOC106299666, with protein MDPRVFATSVRWPRSRRKIHIRRRKSQVVRLGVPRGGFSLKKMVRKMKLRWLRLHYVRLVKKIKGFYRNLVKEFVEAGAELEAIQKRMTVEAAAFAVPGLGLSFSSLSVHERGRYYV; from the coding sequence ATGGATCCTCGCGTCTTCGCAACATCCGTCCGGTGGCCTAGGAGTCGCCGAAAGATTCATATCCGCCGTCGTAAGTCACAGGTGGTGCGTCTTGGTGTGCCACGCGGTGGATTCTCGTTGAAGAAGATGGTAAGGAAGATGAAGCTGAGATGGCTGAGACTACACTACGTGAGGCTTGTGAAGAAGATCAAAGGGTTTTATCGTAATCTGGTGAAAGAGTTTGTAGAAGCAGGAGCTGAGCTCGAAGCGATTCAGAAACGAATGACGGTTGAAGCGGCTGCCTTTGCGGTTCCGGGTTTAGGTCTCTCTTTCTCCTCTCTGTCAGTCCATGAACGAGGGCGGTATTATGTATAG